One window from the genome of Vanessa tameamea isolate UH-Manoa-2023 chromosome 13, ilVanTame1 primary haplotype, whole genome shotgun sequence encodes:
- the LOC113393744 gene encoding perilipin-4-like isoform X9 yields the protein MFSGIADKNLGAFRSIGEKTASLFERKKKDAEQIAQEKVAEAAHVVEEQVKKTGELVGGAEKTASDAANSAANAKHSAIDALDKELSKVSLAAGEAKDAADRALADGKKVVDTTKDTISTTVDNTKKAAESAINTAKDTVSHVVQSTIDTTQKTAQSTIESGKTYAASAKDSVVNTIQSTVDTTQKIGQSAVETGKSYAISAKDTTADAIQNTVDSTKKTGQTAFTASKDYVASAKDSVASTVQSTLDASKATAQPTFDSSKQYATSAKDTLVSNIQSTVDTTQKVANSALETGKDYATIARDTVSNTVVGAQKSAQSTFETGKSYVGGAKDTVASTFESTVDATQKTGQSALETGKSYATSAKDSVASSIQSTVDTTQKTAQSLFDSGKTYASSAKDSVASSIQSTVDTTQKTAQSLVDSGKSYASSAKDTVADAVNNTVEGTKSIANSTTETTKSYVESAKDSAQNSYQSALDFSKSYAFSAYDIGKSYLDSAKDTVASTVHSTVDTTKNVAASAVDKGVSLVETVKGTAASTVDATKNVAASVVDKSTSLIGSAKDNLASTIHTTVDTTKNVAASAFDKGSSLVGSAKDTVASTVQSTVDSTKNVATSAVDKGASLVEAAKGTVASTIDTTKNVASSAVDKGFSIVGTAKDTVASTVNTTVDATKSVAASAIDKGSSLVGSAKDTVASTLDTTKNVASTAVDKGLSFVGTAKDTVSNTVQNTLDSTKSVAGSVYDKSSSIVTGAKDTVTSSVGGRTGADEQTKTIIDNVKDIFSSKTEGAKDSAESSVNNVKETAQELDDTINATVDTTKKTAEEAKAQALRAAEDAKEKARLAAEAAKEEAKRAANAAVEESKKAAEKAAADASNAVQSTVDNTFKRVENAADQGLKNAGQVVDAKIKDADKFLNEKRDALVSNFSSAAHDGAEGAAGLLSKGLAAFPK from the exons ACAAGAACCTTG GAGCGTTCCGAAGCATCGGAGAGAAGACAGCATCTCTCTTCGAGAGGAAGAAGAAGGATGCAGAACAGATCGCTCAGGAGAAAGTAGCAGAAGCTGCCCATGTTGTTGAAGAACAAGTTAAGAAGACCGGAGAACTCGTCGGCGGGGCTGAGAAGACGGCGTCTGATGCTGCTAACTCCG CTGCAAACGCGAAACACTCGGCGATTGACGCGCTGGATAAAGAATTGTCGAAAGTTTCGCTTGCTGCCGGTGAAGCTAAGGATGCTGCCGACAGAGCCTTAGCCGATGGGAAGAAGGTGGTCGACACTACTAAAG atACTATTTCAACAACAGTAGATAATACGAAAAAGGCAGCTGAATCAGCTATAAACACAGCTAAAG ATACAGTATCACATGTAGTTCAAAGCACAATAGATACAACACAAAAAACTGCACAATCAACAATAGAATCTGGGAAGACGTACGCAGCTAGTGCTAAAG ATTCAGTAGTGAACACAATTCAAAGCACTGTTGATACCACGCAAAAAATAGGACAATCCGCTGTAGAAACTGGCAAATCCTACGCTATAAGTGCTAAAG ATACAACAGCTGATGCAATTCAAAATACGGTGGATAGCACTAAAAAAACAGGCCAAACTGCATTCACAGCTAGCAAAGATTACGTTGCTTCTGCGAAAG ATTCAGTAGCAAGTACCGTACAAAGTACATTAGATGCATCAAAGGCCACAGCACAACCTACGTTTGATTCTAGCAAACAATATGCTACAAGTGCGAAAG aTACACTTGTAAGTAATATTCAAAGCACAGTAGACACAACACAAAAAGTAGCTAATTCCGCACTTGAAACAGGCAAAGATTATGCAACGATTGCAAGAG ATACAGTGTCAAACACTGTAGTAGGTGCACAAAAAAGTGCTCAGTCAACCTTCGAAACCGGCAAATCTTATGTCGGCGGTGCCAAag aTACAGTAGCAAGTACGTTTGAAAGTACAGTAGATGCTACACAAAAAACAGGTCAATCTGCGCTTGAAACAGGGAAATCCTACGCCACAAGCGCAAAAG attcTGTTGCAAGTAGCATTCAAAGCACTGTTGACACAACACAAAAAACAGCACAGTCTCTTTTTGATTCTGGTAAAACATATGCATCTAGTGCTAAAG ATTCTGTTGCAAGTAGTATTCAAAGCACTGTTGACACAACACAAAAAACAGCACAGTCGCTTGTTGATTCTGGTAAATCATACGCTTCTAGTGCCAAAG ATACTGTAGCAGATGCGGTTAATAATACGGTTGAAGGAACCAAAAGTATCGCTAATTCAACTACAGAAACGACTAAATCGTACGTGGAAAGCGCTAAAG ATTCAGCCCAAAACTCATATCAATCTGCATTGGATTTCTCGAAGAGTTATGCGTTTTCTGCTTACGATATCGGAAAATCTTACCTAGATAGTGCTAAAG ATACAGTAGCAAGTACTGTGCACTCAACAGTAGATACAACAAAAAATGTAGCAGCATCCGCTGTAGATAAGGGAGTTTCGCTAGTAGAAACCGTAAAAG GTACCGCTGCAAGTACTGTAGATGCAACTAAAAATGTTGCTGCGTCTGTTGTTGATAAGAGCACATCACTTATAGGAAGCGCTAAAG ATAATCTAGCAAGCACCATACACACGACAGTAGATACCACTAAAAATGTAGCAGCGTCAGCTTTCGATAAAGGCTCATCATTAGTAGGATCAGCTAAag ATACTGTAGCAAGCACTGTTCAATCCACTGTCGATTCAACTAAAAACGTTGCAACATCTGCTGTCGATAAAGGCGCTTCATTAGTAGAGGCTGCTAAAG GAACCGTGGCAAGCACAATAGACACCACGAAAAATGTCGCATCATCCGCAGTAGATAAAGGTTTTTCTATAGTTGGCACAGCTAAAG ACACTGTAGCGAGCACTGTTAATACTACTGTAGACGCAACTAAGAGCGTAGCAGCATCAGCTATCGATAAAGGATCATCCCTTGTAGGATCAGCTAAAG ATACTGTAGCCAGTACATTAGATACAACCAAAAATGTTGCCTCAACGGCTGTAGATAAGGGCCTTTCGTTTGTCGGTACTGCTAAAG atacCGTATCAAATACAGTTCAAAATACATTAGACTCAACCAAGAGTGTAGCTGGATCGGTTTATGATAAGAGCTCTTCAATTGTGACCGGCGCTAAAG ATACAGTAACGTCCTCGGTGGGGGGCAGGACTGGTGCTGATGAACAAACTAAAACTATTATTGATAATGTTAAAG ATATATTCTCAAGCAAGACCGAAGGTGCAAAAGATTCTGCTGAATCGTCAGTAAATAATGTTAAGGAAACCGCCCAGGAATTAGACG ACACAATCAACGCTACAGTAGACACGACGAAGAAGACTGCAGAAGAAGCCAAGGCTCAGGCTCTGAGAGCCGCTGAAGACGCAAAGGAGAAGGCTAGATTAGCCGCTGAGGCCGCTAAAGAGGAGGCTAAGAGGGCTGCCA ATGCTGCCGTTGAAGAGTCTAAGAAAGCGGCCGAGAAGGCGGCGGCGGATGCCAGTAACGCCGTGCAGAGCACCGTCGACAACACCTTCAAGAGAGTAGAGAACGCTGCTGACCAGGGCTTGAAGAACGCGGGACAAGTAGTCGACGCTAAAATCAAGGACGCCGACAAGTTCTTGAACGAGAAACGTGACGCG CTGGTATCAAACTTTTCGAGCGCAGCGCACGACGGAGCCGAAGGCGCTGCGGGTTTGCTTAGCAAGGGACTGGCTGCCTTCCCCAAATAA
- the LOC113393744 gene encoding perilipin-4-like isoform X2 produces MFSGIADKNLGAFRSIGEKTASLFERKKKDAEQIAQEKVAEAAHVVEEQVKKTGELVGGAEKTASDAANSAANAKHSAIDALDKELSKVSLAAGEAKDAADRALADGKKVVDTTKDTISTTVDNTKKAAESAINTAKDTVSHVVQSTIDTTQKTAQSTIESGKTYAASAKDSVVNTIQSTVDTTQKIGQSAVETGKSYAISAKDTTADAIQNTVDSTKKTGQTAFTASKDYVASAKDSVASTVQSTLDASKATAQPTFDSSKQYATSAKDTLVSNIQSTVDTTQKVANSALETGKDYATIARDTVSNTVVGAQKSAQSTFETGKSYVGGAKDTVASTFESTVDATQKTGQSALETGKSYATSAKDSVASSIQSTVDTTQKTAQSLFDSGKTYASSAKDSVASSIQSTVDTTQKTAQSLVDSGKSYASSAKDTVADAVNNTVEGTKSIANSTTETTKSYVESAKDSAQNSYQSALDFSKSYAFSAYDIGKSYLDSAKDTVASSVHSTVDSTKTVAASALDKGSALIGGVKDTVASTVHSTVDTTKNVAASAVDKGVSLVETVKGTAASTVDATKNVAASVVDKSTSLIGSAKDNLASTIHTTVDTTKNVAASAFDKGSSLVGSAKDTVASTVQSTVDSTKNVATSAVDKGASLVEAAKGTVASTIDTTKNVASSAVDKGFSIVGTAKDTVASTVNTTVDATKSVAASAIDKGSSLVGSAKDTVASTLDTTKNVASTAVDKGLSFVGTAKDTVSNTVQNTLDSTKSVAGSVYDKSSSIVTGAKDTVTSSVGGRTGADEQTKTIIDNVKDIFSSKTEGAKDSAESSVNNVKETAQELDDTINATVDTTKKTAEEAKAQALRAAEDAKEKARLAAEAAKEEAKRAANAAVEESKKAAEKAAADASNAVQSTVDNTFKRVENAADQGLKNAGQVVDAKIKDADKFLNEKRDALVSNFSSAAHDGAEGAAGLLSKGLAAFPK; encoded by the exons ACAAGAACCTTG GAGCGTTCCGAAGCATCGGAGAGAAGACAGCATCTCTCTTCGAGAGGAAGAAGAAGGATGCAGAACAGATCGCTCAGGAGAAAGTAGCAGAAGCTGCCCATGTTGTTGAAGAACAAGTTAAGAAGACCGGAGAACTCGTCGGCGGGGCTGAGAAGACGGCGTCTGATGCTGCTAACTCCG CTGCAAACGCGAAACACTCGGCGATTGACGCGCTGGATAAAGAATTGTCGAAAGTTTCGCTTGCTGCCGGTGAAGCTAAGGATGCTGCCGACAGAGCCTTAGCCGATGGGAAGAAGGTGGTCGACACTACTAAAG atACTATTTCAACAACAGTAGATAATACGAAAAAGGCAGCTGAATCAGCTATAAACACAGCTAAAG ATACAGTATCACATGTAGTTCAAAGCACAATAGATACAACACAAAAAACTGCACAATCAACAATAGAATCTGGGAAGACGTACGCAGCTAGTGCTAAAG ATTCAGTAGTGAACACAATTCAAAGCACTGTTGATACCACGCAAAAAATAGGACAATCCGCTGTAGAAACTGGCAAATCCTACGCTATAAGTGCTAAAG ATACAACAGCTGATGCAATTCAAAATACGGTGGATAGCACTAAAAAAACAGGCCAAACTGCATTCACAGCTAGCAAAGATTACGTTGCTTCTGCGAAAG ATTCAGTAGCAAGTACCGTACAAAGTACATTAGATGCATCAAAGGCCACAGCACAACCTACGTTTGATTCTAGCAAACAATATGCTACAAGTGCGAAAG aTACACTTGTAAGTAATATTCAAAGCACAGTAGACACAACACAAAAAGTAGCTAATTCCGCACTTGAAACAGGCAAAGATTATGCAACGATTGCAAGAG ATACAGTGTCAAACACTGTAGTAGGTGCACAAAAAAGTGCTCAGTCAACCTTCGAAACCGGCAAATCTTATGTCGGCGGTGCCAAag aTACAGTAGCAAGTACGTTTGAAAGTACAGTAGATGCTACACAAAAAACAGGTCAATCTGCGCTTGAAACAGGGAAATCCTACGCCACAAGCGCAAAAG attcTGTTGCAAGTAGCATTCAAAGCACTGTTGACACAACACAAAAAACAGCACAGTCTCTTTTTGATTCTGGTAAAACATATGCATCTAGTGCTAAAG ATTCTGTTGCAAGTAGTATTCAAAGCACTGTTGACACAACACAAAAAACAGCACAGTCGCTTGTTGATTCTGGTAAATCATACGCTTCTAGTGCCAAAG ATACTGTAGCAGATGCGGTTAATAATACGGTTGAAGGAACCAAAAGTATCGCTAATTCAACTACAGAAACGACTAAATCGTACGTGGAAAGCGCTAAAG ATTCAGCCCAAAACTCATATCAATCTGCATTGGATTTCTCGAAGAGTTATGCGTTTTCTGCTTACGATATCGGAAAATCTTACCTAGATAGTGCTAAAG ATACCGTAGCGAGCTCCGTTCATTCAACTGTTGATAGTACTAAAACTGTAGCGGCATCAGCGCTTGATAAAGGTTCAGCTTTGATAGGAGGCGTTAAAG ATACAGTAGCAAGTACTGTGCACTCAACAGTAGATACAACAAAAAATGTAGCAGCATCCGCTGTAGATAAGGGAGTTTCGCTAGTAGAAACCGTAAAAG GTACCGCTGCAAGTACTGTAGATGCAACTAAAAATGTTGCTGCGTCTGTTGTTGATAAGAGCACATCACTTATAGGAAGCGCTAAAG ATAATCTAGCAAGCACCATACACACGACAGTAGATACCACTAAAAATGTAGCAGCGTCAGCTTTCGATAAAGGCTCATCATTAGTAGGATCAGCTAAag ATACTGTAGCAAGCACTGTTCAATCCACTGTCGATTCAACTAAAAACGTTGCAACATCTGCTGTCGATAAAGGCGCTTCATTAGTAGAGGCTGCTAAAG GAACCGTGGCAAGCACAATAGACACCACGAAAAATGTCGCATCATCCGCAGTAGATAAAGGTTTTTCTATAGTTGGCACAGCTAAAG ACACTGTAGCGAGCACTGTTAATACTACTGTAGACGCAACTAAGAGCGTAGCAGCATCAGCTATCGATAAAGGATCATCCCTTGTAGGATCAGCTAAAG ATACTGTAGCCAGTACATTAGATACAACCAAAAATGTTGCCTCAACGGCTGTAGATAAGGGCCTTTCGTTTGTCGGTACTGCTAAAG atacCGTATCAAATACAGTTCAAAATACATTAGACTCAACCAAGAGTGTAGCTGGATCGGTTTATGATAAGAGCTCTTCAATTGTGACCGGCGCTAAAG ATACAGTAACGTCCTCGGTGGGGGGCAGGACTGGTGCTGATGAACAAACTAAAACTATTATTGATAATGTTAAAG ATATATTCTCAAGCAAGACCGAAGGTGCAAAAGATTCTGCTGAATCGTCAGTAAATAATGTTAAGGAAACCGCCCAGGAATTAGACG ACACAATCAACGCTACAGTAGACACGACGAAGAAGACTGCAGAAGAAGCCAAGGCTCAGGCTCTGAGAGCCGCTGAAGACGCAAAGGAGAAGGCTAGATTAGCCGCTGAGGCCGCTAAAGAGGAGGCTAAGAGGGCTGCCA ATGCTGCCGTTGAAGAGTCTAAGAAAGCGGCCGAGAAGGCGGCGGCGGATGCCAGTAACGCCGTGCAGAGCACCGTCGACAACACCTTCAAGAGAGTAGAGAACGCTGCTGACCAGGGCTTGAAGAACGCGGGACAAGTAGTCGACGCTAAAATCAAGGACGCCGACAAGTTCTTGAACGAGAAACGTGACGCG CTGGTATCAAACTTTTCGAGCGCAGCGCACGACGGAGCCGAAGGCGCTGCGGGTTTGCTTAGCAAGGGACTGGCTGCCTTCCCCAAATAA
- the LOC113393744 gene encoding perilipin-4-like isoform X15 produces MFSGIADKNLGAFRSIGEKTASLFERKKKDAEQIAQEKVAEAAHVVEEQVKKTGELVGGAEKTASDAANSAANAKHSAIDALDKELSKVSLAAGEAKDAADRALADGKKVVDTTKDTISTTVDNTKKAAESAINTAKDTVSHVVQSTIDTTQKTAQSTIESGKTYAASAKDSVVNTIQSTVDTTQKIGQSAVETGKSYAISAKDTTADAIQNTVDSTKKTGQTAFTASKDYVASAKDSVASTVQSTLDASKATAQPTFDSSKQYATSAKDTLVSNIQSTVDTTQKVANSALETGKDYATIARDTVSNTVVGAQKSAQSTFETGKSYVGGAKDTVASTFESTVDATQKTGQSALETGKSYATSAKDSVASSIQSTVDTTQKTAQSLFDSGKTYASSAKDSVASSIQSTVDTTQKTAQSLVDSGKSYASSAKDTVADAVNNTVEGTKSIANSTTETTKSYVESAKDSAQNSYQSALDFSKSYAFSAYDIGKSYLDSAKDTVASTVDSTVKAAHSSVETGKSYVDTAKDTVASSVHSTVDSTKTVAASALDKGSALIGGVKDTVASTVHSTVDTTKNVAASAVDKGVSLVETVKGTAASTVDATKNVAASVVDKSTSLIGSAKDNLASTIHTTVDTTKNVAASAFDKGSSLVGSAKDTVASTVQSTVDSTKNVATSAVDKGASLVEAAKDTVASTLDTTKNVASTAVDKGLSFVGTAKDTVSNTVQNTLDSTKSVAGSVYDKSSSIVTGAKDIFSSKTEGAKDSAESSVNNVKETAQELDDTINATVDTTKKTAEEAKAQALRAAEDAKEKARLAAEAAKEEAKRAANAAVEESKKAAEKAAADASNAVQSTVDNTFKRVENAADQGLKNAGQVVDAKIKDADKFLNEKRDALVSNFSSAAHDGAEGAAGLLSKGLAAFPK; encoded by the exons ACAAGAACCTTG GAGCGTTCCGAAGCATCGGAGAGAAGACAGCATCTCTCTTCGAGAGGAAGAAGAAGGATGCAGAACAGATCGCTCAGGAGAAAGTAGCAGAAGCTGCCCATGTTGTTGAAGAACAAGTTAAGAAGACCGGAGAACTCGTCGGCGGGGCTGAGAAGACGGCGTCTGATGCTGCTAACTCCG CTGCAAACGCGAAACACTCGGCGATTGACGCGCTGGATAAAGAATTGTCGAAAGTTTCGCTTGCTGCCGGTGAAGCTAAGGATGCTGCCGACAGAGCCTTAGCCGATGGGAAGAAGGTGGTCGACACTACTAAAG atACTATTTCAACAACAGTAGATAATACGAAAAAGGCAGCTGAATCAGCTATAAACACAGCTAAAG ATACAGTATCACATGTAGTTCAAAGCACAATAGATACAACACAAAAAACTGCACAATCAACAATAGAATCTGGGAAGACGTACGCAGCTAGTGCTAAAG ATTCAGTAGTGAACACAATTCAAAGCACTGTTGATACCACGCAAAAAATAGGACAATCCGCTGTAGAAACTGGCAAATCCTACGCTATAAGTGCTAAAG ATACAACAGCTGATGCAATTCAAAATACGGTGGATAGCACTAAAAAAACAGGCCAAACTGCATTCACAGCTAGCAAAGATTACGTTGCTTCTGCGAAAG ATTCAGTAGCAAGTACCGTACAAAGTACATTAGATGCATCAAAGGCCACAGCACAACCTACGTTTGATTCTAGCAAACAATATGCTACAAGTGCGAAAG aTACACTTGTAAGTAATATTCAAAGCACAGTAGACACAACACAAAAAGTAGCTAATTCCGCACTTGAAACAGGCAAAGATTATGCAACGATTGCAAGAG ATACAGTGTCAAACACTGTAGTAGGTGCACAAAAAAGTGCTCAGTCAACCTTCGAAACCGGCAAATCTTATGTCGGCGGTGCCAAag aTACAGTAGCAAGTACGTTTGAAAGTACAGTAGATGCTACACAAAAAACAGGTCAATCTGCGCTTGAAACAGGGAAATCCTACGCCACAAGCGCAAAAG attcTGTTGCAAGTAGCATTCAAAGCACTGTTGACACAACACAAAAAACAGCACAGTCTCTTTTTGATTCTGGTAAAACATATGCATCTAGTGCTAAAG ATTCTGTTGCAAGTAGTATTCAAAGCACTGTTGACACAACACAAAAAACAGCACAGTCGCTTGTTGATTCTGGTAAATCATACGCTTCTAGTGCCAAAG ATACTGTAGCAGATGCGGTTAATAATACGGTTGAAGGAACCAAAAGTATCGCTAATTCAACTACAGAAACGACTAAATCGTACGTGGAAAGCGCTAAAG ATTCAGCCCAAAACTCATATCAATCTGCATTGGATTTCTCGAAGAGTTATGCGTTTTCTGCTTACGATATCGGAAAATCTTACCTAGATAGTGCTAAAG ATACAGTAGCGAGTACAGTAGATAGTACAGTGAAAGCTGCTCATAGTTCTGTCGAAACAGGAAAATCTTATGTGGATACAGCCAAAG ATACCGTAGCGAGCTCCGTTCATTCAACTGTTGATAGTACTAAAACTGTAGCGGCATCAGCGCTTGATAAAGGTTCAGCTTTGATAGGAGGCGTTAAAG ATACAGTAGCAAGTACTGTGCACTCAACAGTAGATACAACAAAAAATGTAGCAGCATCCGCTGTAGATAAGGGAGTTTCGCTAGTAGAAACCGTAAAAG GTACCGCTGCAAGTACTGTAGATGCAACTAAAAATGTTGCTGCGTCTGTTGTTGATAAGAGCACATCACTTATAGGAAGCGCTAAAG ATAATCTAGCAAGCACCATACACACGACAGTAGATACCACTAAAAATGTAGCAGCGTCAGCTTTCGATAAAGGCTCATCATTAGTAGGATCAGCTAAag ATACTGTAGCAAGCACTGTTCAATCCACTGTCGATTCAACTAAAAACGTTGCAACATCTGCTGTCGATAAAGGCGCTTCATTAGTAGAGGCTGCTAAAG ATACTGTAGCCAGTACATTAGATACAACCAAAAATGTTGCCTCAACGGCTGTAGATAAGGGCCTTTCGTTTGTCGGTACTGCTAAAG atacCGTATCAAATACAGTTCAAAATACATTAGACTCAACCAAGAGTGTAGCTGGATCGGTTTATGATAAGAGCTCTTCAATTGTGACCGGCGCTAAAG ATATATTCTCAAGCAAGACCGAAGGTGCAAAAGATTCTGCTGAATCGTCAGTAAATAATGTTAAGGAAACCGCCCAGGAATTAGACG ACACAATCAACGCTACAGTAGACACGACGAAGAAGACTGCAGAAGAAGCCAAGGCTCAGGCTCTGAGAGCCGCTGAAGACGCAAAGGAGAAGGCTAGATTAGCCGCTGAGGCCGCTAAAGAGGAGGCTAAGAGGGCTGCCA ATGCTGCCGTTGAAGAGTCTAAGAAAGCGGCCGAGAAGGCGGCGGCGGATGCCAGTAACGCCGTGCAGAGCACCGTCGACAACACCTTCAAGAGAGTAGAGAACGCTGCTGACCAGGGCTTGAAGAACGCGGGACAAGTAGTCGACGCTAAAATCAAGGACGCCGACAAGTTCTTGAACGAGAAACGTGACGCG CTGGTATCAAACTTTTCGAGCGCAGCGCACGACGGAGCCGAAGGCGCTGCGGGTTTGCTTAGCAAGGGACTGGCTGCCTTCCCCAAATAA